Part of the Sinomonas atrocyanea genome is shown below.
CGGCATCCCGCTGCGCCTGCTGCCCCCGGCCCTCGCCTCAGACTCGCACTTCGGCGAGATGCGGCCGCAGGACGTGGGGCTGCCGGGGACCGCCTCGGTCCCCATCATGGCCATCATGGCCGACCAGCAGGCGGGGATGTTCGGGCAGGCCTGCTTCGAGTCCGGCTCGGTCAAGAACACCTACGGCACGGCGGGCGTGCTCACCGCCAACACCGGCTCCACGCCGGTCGTCGTGGACGGGCTGACGGCCAGCGTCGGCTGGACGGTGGCCGGCACCACGGCGTACGAGCTCGAGGGCGTCGTGTTCCACTGCGGCCAGACGCTCCAGTGGATGCGCGAGCGCCTCGGGGTGCTCAAGCCCGAGGAGCAGATCGAGGAGGTCGCCTCGCGCGTGCCGGACACGGGCGGCGTCTACGTGGTGCCCGCCTTCGCCGGGCTGTGCGCGCCCCACTGGTCGCGGGACAGCCGGGCCAGCATCGTCGGGCTGACCCTCGAGAGCGGTGCCGAGCACGTGGTCCGCGCCGGGGTGGAGGCCATGGCCTACCAGACCCGCGACAACGTCGACGTCCTGTGCGCCTCGGGCCTGGCCGTTCCCGAGCTCAAGGTCGACGGCGGCGCAGCCCGCAGCGACCTGCTCTGCCAGTTCCAGTCCGACATCCTCGGCATCCCGGTGCGCCGGCCCGCGGAGCTCGAGAGGACGGCCCTCGGCATCGCCCACCTGGCCGGCATGGGGGTCGGCCTCTGGGAGCAGGACGACCTCGCGACCGGATGGCGGCTGGACCGGGTGTTCGAACCCCAGATGTCCGAGGACCGCCGCGAGGCCCTGTATGCGGGGTGGCAGGACGCCGTCCAGAGTGTCCTCGGCCGCCACCCCGCAGCCAAGGCCGCTCCGTGAGCGTGCCGGGCCCGTTCGGCACCGGCCCGATGATCCTCGACTACGGGATGGGCCGCCGGTCGGGAGACGAGGACATGGAGCTGGCCGCCAGCCGTCTCGCCGCCCTCGCCCGCGGGGGCCACGCCGGGATCGACATCTCGATCCCGCAGCAGACCGCGGCCTTCGGACGCCTCGACTCCCGCCTCGCGGGCTACGGGCAGGCCCGGGCGGCGCTCGCCGAACGGGGCTACGCGTCCGTCATCCGCCCGGTCGGCGGCCACCTCGCCGTCTACGGCCCGGGGGACCTCGTGGTCCACCTGTGGGCGCCCCACCCGGTCTCCCGCCTGCACATCCGCGAGCGTTTCGAGCTCTTCGGCCACGGGACGGCGCGGGCGCTGCGGGCGCTGGGCATCGACGCGCGCATCGGGTCGGTCCCCGGCGAGTACTGCAGCGGCGAGTACAGCATCAATGAGGCCGGCACCTCGAAGCTGGCCGGAACCGGCCAGCGGATCACCAAGCACGGCTACCTCTTCAGCGCGGTGGTCATGGTGGAGGAGGCCGGGCCGGCGCGCGCCGCCCTGCAGGAGGCCTACGGGCTGCTGGGCCTCGAGTTCTCGCCGGCCAGCGTGGGCTGCGTCGCGGACTCCGCGCCGGGGGTCACCGCCGAAGAGCTCGGGCACCTGCTTGCCGCCGAGCTGCAGCACGTCCTGGCCCCGGCCACCGGGATGCTCGTCTCGGTCCCGTTCCACGCGACGGGGGCGCGCCGGTGACGGAACTCCCGGCAGCACACCTCCACCACCACACCACGGAAGGAGTCCTGGCATGACGATCGCCCCCGAGGGCCGGCGGATGCTGCGGATCGAGCAGCGCAACGCGGCCGTGCCGGTCGAGCGCAAGCCGGACTGGATCAAGGCCAAGGTCCAGATGGGCCCGGAGTTCGTCCAGCTGAAGAAGCAGGTGAAGAAGGAGGGCCTCCACACCGTGTGCGAGGAGGCCGGCTGCCCGAACATCTTCGAGTGCTGGGAGGACAAGGAGGCCACCTTCCTCATCGGCGGCTCCGAGTGCACCCGCCGCTGCGACTTCTGCCAGATCGACACCGGCAGGCCCTCCCCGCTGGACCGCTTCGAGCCGACCAAGGTCGCCCGCTCGGTCCAGTCCATGGGCCTGCGCTACGCGACCGTGACCGGCGTGGCCCGCGACGACCTCGAGGACGAGGGCACCTGGCTCTACGCCGAGACCATCCGCAAGATCCACGAGCTCAACCCCGGCACCGGGGTGGAGATCCTCATCCCGGACTTCTCCGGCAAGCCCGAGCACATCGGCGCGATCTGCGAGGCCGCCCCGGAGGTCTTCGCGCACAACGTCGAGACCGTCCCGCGCCTGTTCAAGGCCATCCGGCCCGCCTTCCGCTACGAGCGCTCCCTGGACGTGCTCACCCAGGGCCGCGACCACGGCATGGTCACCAAGTCCAACCTGATCCTGGGCATGGGCGAGACCCGCGAGGAGATCTCCCAGGCCCTGGCCGACCTGCACCAGGCCGGCTGCGACCTGATCACCATCACCCAGTACCTGCGCCCCTCCGAGCGCCACCACCCCGTGGAGCGCTGGGTCAAGCCCGAGGAGTTCGTCGAGCTGTCCCAGGAGGCCGAGGAGATCGGCTTCCTCGGCGTCATGAGCGGGCCCCTCGTGCGCTCCTCCTACCGCGCCGGCCGCCTCTGGGCCACCGCCATGCGCAAGAAGGGGCGCACTCCTTCCTCCCCGGATTCCTACCCGAACGTGAACGAGTAGAGCTCGACGCCGGGGCTCGCCTCGACCTCGAGGGTCCCGGAGCGCTGCTGGTCCCCGTCGAGGAGGACGTACGAGCGCGGGGTGCCGCCCACCTCGACGGTGCGCTCGCCGTCCGGTCCCCTGACCGTGAGCTTCCCGGTGCCGCCCACCACGGCCTGGACCTGCTTGGCGGTGAAGTCCAGCCGCACGGACGGCTCTCCAGTAGGCGAGCCGGCGGCGGCGGGCGAGGGGCCGGCGTCGTGCGCGGAGCCCGCGGTGATCCGCTGGGAGTCGAGCGTCCACGGCCCGGAGAGCGCGAACGAGCCCGGGCGCTGCTGGGCGGGGAAGGAGAAGGTGCCGGGGCCCGCGCGGTACGCCCCGGGGCCGGCGTAGGCGTTCTGCTTGGCCACCCCGAGGAAGGTCTCCGGGGTGGTCCCGGCTGCGACGGCGGTGCCGGCCGACTCGACGGGCTGGGGGAGCGCGATGCCGGGGTGGGCGTCGGTGAGCAGCTGCCGCACGAGGGCCTCGGTGGTCTGGTAGCCGCCCTCGCCCTGCTGGATGTGCCGCACCGTGCCGTTGGCGTCGATGAGGTACTGGGCCGGCCAGAAGCGGTTCCGGTACGCGGTCCAGGTCGCGTAGGAGTTGTCCATCGCCACGGGGTAGTCGATGCCGTGCTCCTTCACCCCGGCCTCGACGTTGCGCTGCTCGCGCTCGAAGGCGTACTCGGGGGTGTGGATGCCGATCACCTCGAGTCCGGCGGACTTGTAGGCGTCATTGAGCTGGACGATGTGCGGCAGGGAGCGCTGGCAGTTGATACACGAGTAGGCCCAGAAGTCGATGAGGACCACCTTGCCGCGCAGGCTCTTCAGGTCCAGGGGCTGCGAGCCGATCCAGGCCGTCGCGTCGCGCAGGGCGGGCGCGGGGCCGCAGTCCTGCAGCGACGTGGCGCCCTGGGTGCAGTTGGACAGCGCGCGGTTCTCGTCGGTGACGAGGCCGCCGAGGTCCAGGGGTGTGCCCGCGGAGGGGCGCAGCTGGTCCTGGAGGGACGCCGTGTAGTCGGGGATGAGGCGCTGGAGGGTGGCCGGGAGGTCGAGCGCGAGGCCCGCCGCGAGGGCGATCATGAGCGCGCCGGCTGTGAGGCGGACGCCCCGCTGGCGCCTGCGGAAGGCCTTGAGCCGCTCCGCGAGGCCGCGGCCGGCCAGGGCGAAGAACAGCAGCGGCACCGAGACCCCGACCGCGAACGCGAGGGTGAGCGCCACGGTCTCGGGCCCGATCCGTCCCGTGGCGCCCGAGACCGTGATGGCCGCGAGCACCGGCCCCGCGCACGGGACGAACACGGCCCCGAGCGCGAGCCCCAGCCCGAACCCGCCCCGGCGGGCGTCGACGCGGCGCTGCGGGATCCACGAGAACGGCTTCTCGAGCCACTCCTCGACCCGCGGGACCATGAGCCCCAGCCCCACCGCCGCGAGCACGGCGATGCCGGCCCAGCGCAGCACGTCCTGCGGCAGCCCGAGCGCCGAGAGCGCGAGCGAGCCCAGCAGGGTCACGAGGCTGAAGCTCAGCACGAGCCCGCCGATGACCTGGAAGGGGCGCCAGCGGGACGCCTGCCGCACCCCTCCGCCGAGGTCACCCCGTGCGCCTGCTGCGGCGGGGGCGGACGACGGCGCCCCCCTCCGCGCGCTGTCCAGCCCGCCGGAGAAGAAGATCACCGGCAGCACCGGGAGGATGCAGGGCGAGATGCCCGTGATGAGACCGCCGAGGAAGCCGATGAGTATGTTCTCGCCCATGCTCCCAGTTCGGGGCGGGGGCCGAGTGTGGATTGGGGGCATGCCGCGCCGGTGGGCCGGACGACGGCCGAGGATCCCCGCACCGACCGTCAGCGGAGTGCGATGAGCAGCATTTGCGACGTACCGGGGATGCAGGTCTGGAGGAAGATGGGCGGGTAGCCGCCGGCGAAGCCTCCGAGTACTCCCTCCCCTGCGCCCTTGGGCACCACCATCCGGGCGGAGGCCGTGAACGTGCCGTAGCCCTGCACCGTGACCTTGGTGCCCGGCTGGATCCAGCTCATCCTGTTCCATCCACCGCACAGGTCGTGCTCGGCGATGCTGATCGACACCGTAACGGGGGTGAAGCGGACCGGTCCCTGACAGGCGTCCACGGAGGCTTGGCCTCCGGCGCCGACCACCGGGATGAAGGCGCTCGGCGGCTGGGCGGGTGCGGGTGCCGGCGGGACGGCGGCGGGCGGAGCGGCCGCGACCTGCGCCGGCTGTGTGTGGGCGGCCTGCGCCTGGGCCGCGGCCTGCCGCTGGGCCTGCTGCGCCGCCGCCTGCTGGGCGGCAGCTTCCTGCGCAGCGCGCTGGCGGGACTCTTCCGCTCGGGCGCTCTCAACGATCTGTGCCACCCGCTGGTCAGCCGCTTCATGGGCGAGCTGGGCCAGCGTGTGTTGCTCCGCGGCGGGATCGGGAGCTGGAGCGGCCTCACGGACCACGCTGGCCGGAACAGACGGAGCAGCAACGACGGCGGACAGCCCCCCGATACCCAGGAGGCAGATGACGACCGCTGACGGCGCGACGCGGGATCTCTTGAAGGCTGGGAGTGGGGCCATGGCGACGACCTCTGATCGGGCCGGAACTGGCTCCGGCGTCTGATCTC
Proteins encoded:
- a CDS encoding FGGY family carbohydrate kinase; amino-acid sequence: MTARYVLALDEGSTSARAVLVSLEGEIVAEARNPVVPTFPRPRWVELDPMALWETQRRSMQAAMAKVGATTDDLAAVGITTHRETCLVWDRRTGEPVHPALMWMSKQTDAIIDGWRLDGLDAEFRSRTGLFNDSFFSAAKLAWILENVPGARARAERGELAAGTVDTWLLWQLTGGRSHFTDHSEASRTALFSLDALDWDEKLAEACGIPLRLLPPALASDSHFGEMRPQDVGLPGTASVPIMAIMADQQAGMFGQACFESGSVKNTYGTAGVLTANTGSTPVVVDGLTASVGWTVAGTTAYELEGVVFHCGQTLQWMRERLGVLKPEEQIEEVASRVPDTGGVYVVPAFAGLCAPHWSRDSRASIVGLTLESGAEHVVRAGVEAMAYQTRDNVDVLCASGLAVPELKVDGGAARSDLLCQFQSDILGIPVRRPAELERTALGIAHLAGMGVGLWEQDDLATGWRLDRVFEPQMSEDRREALYAGWQDAVQSVLGRHPAAKAAP
- a CDS encoding lipoyl protein ligase domain-containing protein codes for the protein MSVPGPFGTGPMILDYGMGRRSGDEDMELAASRLAALARGGHAGIDISIPQQTAAFGRLDSRLAGYGQARAALAERGYASVIRPVGGHLAVYGPGDLVVHLWAPHPVSRLHIRERFELFGHGTARALRALGIDARIGSVPGEYCSGEYSINEAGTSKLAGTGQRITKHGYLFSAVVMVEEAGPARAALQEAYGLLGLEFSPASVGCVADSAPGVTAEELGHLLAAELQHVLAPATGMLVSVPFHATGARR
- the lipA gene encoding lipoyl synthase — encoded protein: MTIAPEGRRMLRIEQRNAAVPVERKPDWIKAKVQMGPEFVQLKKQVKKEGLHTVCEEAGCPNIFECWEDKEATFLIGGSECTRRCDFCQIDTGRPSPLDRFEPTKVARSVQSMGLRYATVTGVARDDLEDEGTWLYAETIRKIHELNPGTGVEILIPDFSGKPEHIGAICEAAPEVFAHNVETVPRLFKAIRPAFRYERSLDVLTQGRDHGMVTKSNLILGMGETREEISQALADLHQAGCDLITITQYLRPSERHHPVERWVKPEEFVELSQEAEEIGFLGVMSGPLVRSSYRAGRLWATAMRKKGRTPSSPDSYPNVNE
- a CDS encoding redoxin domain-containing protein; this encodes MGENILIGFLGGLITGISPCILPVLPVIFFSGGLDSARRGAPSSAPAAAGARGDLGGGVRQASRWRPFQVIGGLVLSFSLVTLLGSLALSALGLPQDVLRWAGIAVLAAVGLGLMVPRVEEWLEKPFSWIPQRRVDARRGGFGLGLALGAVFVPCAGPVLAAITVSGATGRIGPETVALTLAFAVGVSVPLLFFALAGRGLAERLKAFRRRQRGVRLTAGALMIALAAGLALDLPATLQRLIPDYTASLQDQLRPSAGTPLDLGGLVTDENRALSNCTQGATSLQDCGPAPALRDATAWIGSQPLDLKSLRGKVVLIDFWAYSCINCQRSLPHIVQLNDAYKSAGLEVIGIHTPEYAFEREQRNVEAGVKEHGIDYPVAMDNSYATWTAYRNRFWPAQYLIDANGTVRHIQQGEGGYQTTEALVRQLLTDAHPGIALPQPVESAGTAVAAGTTPETFLGVAKQNAYAGPGAYRAGPGTFSFPAQQRPGSFALSGPWTLDSQRITAGSAHDAGPSPAAAGSPTGEPSVRLDFTAKQVQAVVGGTGKLTVRGPDGERTVEVGGTPRSYVLLDGDQQRSGTLEVEASPGVELYSFTFG